The following is a genomic window from Sinorhizobium fredii NGR234.
GAGCGAGCCAGTCGTTCACGCGATTGTCGTCGAATCCAAAGATCATCACGTCATCAGGAATCCGCATGTTCTTCTCCATGGCGGCCCGGTAAACACCGTAGGCGATCATGTCATTGGCGCAGAAGACTGCGTACCGACGGCTGCGGTCAGCCAGAAGAAGCGAACCCTGTCGGTAGCCGGCCTCCATCGTGAAAGCGCACTCGAACTGTTGGACCTGGCGCATCTCGCCGACACCGGCGAGAAAACCCTCAAGGCGTCGACTGCTTCCCGGATAGTGTCGCGGCCCGTGGATTGCGACGCAGTTCTCGTAGCCTTTCTCGATGAAATAGCGCCCTACCGCGAAGCCGGCGGCGAAATTATCAATCCCAACATAGGGAGCGATAATGCCGGGCGCGGGTCGGCGGTTAACAAATATCAGGTTGCTTTGCCGTTCGGCCATCTCACGCAAGCGCGGCGTATCCATTGCGCCCTGCAGAACAATAGCTCGCGCCCGCAGGCCCTGCGCATCGGCGAGCAGGCCGTCCTGCTTTTCAGCGTTTTCGGCCGTATTCGCAAGCACCAAGGAAAGGCCAATGCCTTTGAGTGCATTCTCGACCGACGCTGCAACGTCGGCGGTAAAAAGGTTGGTGGCATCGGGCACCAGCATCACCACGACGCGGCTGCTTGCCAAGCGCAGCGAGCGCCCAATCTCCGACGGAGTATAACCGAGCTTCTCCGCGGCGCTGCGGACGCTCTCGATCGTTTCAGGAGAAATTGCATTCGTCTTCCCCGTGAAGAAACGCGACACCGTGGCCGTCGAAACTCCGGAAAGGCGCGCTACATCGCGGATGGTCGGCGGCTTAGCCATTTCAATTGCCCAGATCTAAGGATGTGCACGGCACTTCAGGCGACTTGCATGTTATCGTTTACATGATGCTGTGGGAGCATGTCAACGTTTACATTGCAGTTTCTCTTTGACTCTGGGCCCAAGACTTTTATCAAGCGCGAGCGGCAGCAGGCACCTGTTGTGTCGCTGGCTTATTGCGGATTCGGTGTCGCTTGCAAAAAGGACGAGCTTAGATACCGAGTTTCCGAACTGTCTAGGCAGACGTCCGAGTCATCATCGTAAACGGGAGAATAACGTTCCTGTCTTGGTCATTCGTGGCGATCGGCGCATTGATCAGCTTTGCAATGGCGGGCCCGAATTCGAATGCTGGAACCTTCACTGTCGAGAGCCAGGGAGCGAGCCACTCGTTCAACCGGTTATCGTCGAAGCCAAAAATGACCAGATCCTCGGGCACGCGGATGTCTTTCTCCAGCGCCGCCCGGTATACGCCGTAGGCGATCATGTCGTTGCCACAAAAGACTGCGTACCGGCGGCTGCGGTCAGCGAGGAGCAACTGGCCCTGCCGGTAGCCCGCCTCCATTGTGTACGGGCTCTCAAATTGAAGCACGGGACGCATCTCTCCGAGGCCTGCGAGAAAGCCGTCGAGCCGCTCGGTGCTGCCCGAGTAATGTCTCGGGCCGTGGATTGCAACGTAGTTCTCGTAACCGCGATCTACGAAGTACTTGCCGACCGCGAAGCCTGCCGCGAAGTTATCAATGCCTACGTAGGGAGCGACAATCCCTGGAGCCGGCCGGCGGTTGACAAAGATTAGGTTGTCCTGACGCGATGCCATGTCACGCAGCCGCGGCGTATCGATCGCGCCCTGGAGGACGATTGCCCGAGCCCGCAGGCCCTGAGCGTCGGCCAGCAGCCGATCCTGCTGTTCGGCGTTTTCAGAAGCATTCGCCAACACCATCGATAGGCCATACTCTTTGAGCGCCTGTTCGACCGACGCCGCAACGTCGGCGGTAAATGGATTGGTCGCATCGGGTACCAACATTACGACAACCCGACTGCGCGCCAAGCGAAGAGAGCGGCCGATCTCTGACGGCGTGTAACCGAGAACCTTCGCGGCGTTGCGCACATTCTCGATCGTTTCGGGCGAAATCGCATCCGTCTTTCCGGTGAAATAGCGCGACACGGTGGCGGTTGATACGCCGGAAAGGCGTGCTACGTCGCGGATGGTCGGCGGCTTACTCATACACAGCTCAATTCGATCGATCTCGGCCCGCGGCCAATTGCGAAGCCTCCACAAACGGGGCCTCTCCATCATGAAATTATTTGATCAAGTAGAATTGCCGGCGTCAATGATGACGTACCGCCTGAATTTCGATCGCCAGCACGTTCGCTGCACGACAACTCGAGCAAGCGGACCAACGCTGGCGCCATTGTCATCAGTCGTAGATCGCTGGACGCGAGCCGACGGAAAAGTGCGTCTTGGCGTCAAAGGCCATCGTGGCGACAATCTGCTCCGCGATGGCTGTCGTAAGATAGCCGTCCCATGCGCTGGCACCGTCGGTGGGCACGCCGGTTTTCACAGCCTTCACCCAAGCGTTCATCTGCCTGACATAAGCCTCGCGAAAGCGCGGCACCCAGTTGTCTGGGTAGGACGAGTTGTGCTGTCCTGAAACATTCCTGAGGGTGATGCCCGGCGAGGCGGTCTCGATGGTTCCGTTGATGCCTACGAGTTGCGCATGTACATGGTAACCGTAGCCGCAGTTCATGAAGACCTCGGTTGAAACGATCTCTCCTTGGTCGGTTTCCATCGTGATCATGAGCGGGTCAGCACCCGGCGCCGCATGAACCCTCGCCGATACCATCTCGGAGCCGAGTAACCATCGGCTCACGTCGATTTCGTGCACAAATGCGTTCGTCACTGACATATGCCCGCTGAACCACTCAGGAGCGACTGGATTGCGGTGGACATTGTGCAGGATGACGGGTCTCCCAACCCCTCCAACCTCGCGCACACGCTTCATCTCGATATAGGGCGGATCGAAGCGGCGCATGTAACCGACCTGAACAAGTCTTTGCCCCTTGGCGACCTCGGCTTCAACGACCTCGAAGGCTTCAGCCGTAGTGACGGCAAGAGGTTTTTCGCAGAGCACCGGCTTGCCCGTTTCGATGCAAGCCAGTACCAGGCTTCCGTGCACAGCATCTGGCGCGGCGATCACGACTGCTTCGACCTGATCCGAGTTTATGAGTGCCAGCGCATCCGTGAACACTCGATTTTCGCCTGCGGCCGCTCGCGCGCGGTCTTCGCTCGCATCGCAGACGGCCGCAAGATGTGCTCCGACAGTCTCCTCGCGAAGAATGCGGACATGTTCGGAGCCCATAACCCCGGTTCCGATTACGCCAACTGCGACGCTCATTTTCGCACCCATCGCCAATGTTAAGAGTGTCGCCCGATGGGACCCAGTCGGATCGCCATACCAACTTCCGTCCGGCGGGTTGTCTGAGGCCCGGGCGCCTTCCTAAAGCTCTACACTCATCGGCCTATGATAACGTATACATCATGGACAGGAAGGCATGTCAACGATAACATCGCAAGCTCCTAGCGAATTGAAGGGGCCGGTGCCTGGGGCGGGTAAAATGTTCACCTTAAGAAGCCTGGAAGTTTTCTATTGGGCCGCTTGCTTGCGCAGCTTCTCTCGGGCAGCCGAGAAGCTTAACACCACCCAACCGGCGATCTCACAGCGGATCGGGGCGATGGAGGAGGCAATCGGCGAGCCG
Proteins encoded in this region:
- a CDS encoding LacI family DNA-binding transcriptional regulator; translation: MAKPPTIRDVARLSGVSTATVSRFFTGKTNAISPETIESVRSAAEKLGYTPSEIGRSLRLASSRVVVMLVPDATNLFTADVAASVENALKGIGLSLVLANTAENAEKQDGLLADAQGLRARAIVLQGAMDTPRLREMAERQSNLIFVNRRPAPGIIAPYVGIDNFAAGFAVGRYFIEKGYENCVAIHGPRHYPGSSRRLEGFLAGVGEMRQVQQFECAFTMEAGYRQGSLLLADRSRRYAVFCANDMIAYGVYRAAMEKNMRIPDDVMIFGFDDNRVNDWLAPWLTTVKVPAFDFGPAIAELINEPPATKEHSRTVILPFSLTIRQSA
- a CDS encoding LacI family DNA-binding transcriptional regulator, coding for MSKPPTIRDVARLSGVSTATVSRYFTGKTDAISPETIENVRNAAKVLGYTPSEIGRSLRLARSRVVVMLVPDATNPFTADVAASVEQALKEYGLSMVLANASENAEQQDRLLADAQGLRARAIVLQGAIDTPRLRDMASRQDNLIFVNRRPAPGIVAPYVGIDNFAAGFAVGKYFVDRGYENYVAIHGPRHYSGSTERLDGFLAGLGEMRPVLQFESPYTMEAGYRQGQLLLADRSRRYAVFCGNDMIAYGVYRAALEKDIRVPEDLVIFGFDDNRLNEWLAPWLSTVKVPAFEFGPAIAKLINAPIATNDQDRNVILPFTMMTRTSA
- a CDS encoding Gfo/Idh/MocA family protein; amino-acid sequence: MSVAVGVIGTGVMGSEHVRILREETVGAHLAAVCDASEDRARAAAGENRVFTDALALINSDQVEAVVIAAPDAVHGSLVLACIETGKPVLCEKPLAVTTAEAFEVVEAEVAKGQRLVQVGYMRRFDPPYIEMKRVREVGGVGRPVILHNVHRNPVAPEWFSGHMSVTNAFVHEIDVSRWLLGSEMVSARVHAAPGADPLMITMETDQGEIVSTEVFMNCGYGYHVHAQLVGINGTIETASPGITLRNVSGQHNSSYPDNWVPRFREAYVRQMNAWVKAVKTGVPTDGASAWDGYLTTAIAEQIVATMAFDAKTHFSVGSRPAIYD